The following coding sequences lie in one Peromyscus maniculatus bairdii isolate BWxNUB_F1_BW_parent chromosome 3, HU_Pman_BW_mat_3.1, whole genome shotgun sequence genomic window:
- the Rep15 gene encoding rab15 effector protein: MGQKVSQQVAAPKDSQEVLAMCEVVSAAVAHAAQKVKEYLGFEYPLSRLGLAASTLSEIFLVHFIAFCQERGADEWLTTTKMTKHQALLFGADWIWTFWGPEKQIRLQVAVQTLRMSSPLPLRDPKSCASRGEESWKKGRFDKLAEFCNLVGEDCLGLFIVFSVPGKPKAIRGVVLESVTNGMVESHLSGRRAVEQFVLETEDCVSIKELLGNCLSKRDGLSDMGKVYISIL; the protein is encoded by the coding sequence ATGGGGCAAAAAGTCTCGCAGCAGGTGGCTGCTCCAAAGGACAGCCAGGAGGTTCTCGCCATGTGTGAGGTGGTCAGTGCAGCTGTTGCCCACGCAGCCCAGAAGGTGAAGGAGTACCTGGGGTTTGAGTATCCACTGAGCAGACTCGGCCTTGCAGCAAGTACACTGAGTGAAATCTTCCTTGTCCACTTCATCGCTTTCTGCCAGGAAAGGGGGGCTGATGAGTGGCTCACCACCACCAAGATGACCAAGCACCAGGCCTTGCTGTTTGGAGCAGACTGGATTTGGACCTTCTGGGGACCCGAGAAGCAAATACGGCTTCAGGTGGCAGTGCAGACCTTGAGGatgtcctctccccttcctctgagGGATCCCAAGTCCTGTGCATCAAGGGGAGAGGAGTCTTGGAAAAAAGGCAGGTTTGATAAGCTGGCAGAGTTCTGTAACTTGGTGGGAGAGGACTGTTTGGGCCTGTTTATCGTCTTCAGTGTGCCTGGAAAGCCTAAAGCCATCAGAGGTGTTGTTCTGGAGAGTGTCACAAATGGGATGGTGGAGAGCCATCTGTCAGGACGCAGGGCTGTGGAACAGTTTGTGCTGGAGACGGAAGATTGTGTCTCCATCAAGGAGCTGCTGGGAAACTGTCTGAGTAAAAGAGATGGGCTGAGTGACATGGGCAAGGTTTATATTAGCATTCTCTAA